The following proteins come from a genomic window of Pleuronectes platessa chromosome 2, fPlePla1.1, whole genome shotgun sequence:
- the fam83d gene encoding protein FAM83D, protein MALSQCLDDCPLSLTPKRTGTGDLNLQEVYNERHRLALEELLSGGVDYFLGFLAKERIPNFLSDDEIQRIRSTAVLSRCASVHGEDHSLEQSLSSSLDCSSVTYFPEVSDVEPPLLEIGWPAFTAGSYRGVTRAVAHFQPSYGECIYSCKEAARRMIKSATEVIAIVTDSLTDLDIFRDLQEACSQRRVPVYILLDQLCAPAFLKMCRNVGVHLDDLRQMRVRTITGTTYYMRSGARITGEVHERFMLIDGNRAATGSYRFNWTDGKLNSSNLIELSGQITEKFDEEFRILYAQSLPLNTRGPSSVRNSGIYEKLLIKHSVTSSPHLARKRLVDPVCLTSTPSREPQTLAVQQPTLDPSTPDRRKCSPVADSSAIGEDWMGQHHMEEEEILAGSTTQPFPAEQLPGKEPAIPSTVSCHASTQTSRSVTDSDTQTDLQLTRHPGIITQASTGPNQAASLTFPQSRQISPTQAAPDDTLKDSFHKLTKERQHHYSTIRSRLEHMMTTLSQRRELADVTNLTQGLGAHSRQRAHKDWEEPANPRLLVESAGKGTWPRARCVH, encoded by the exons ATGGCTCTGTCGCAGTGTTTGGACGATTGTCCTCTGAGCCTGACTCCAAAACGCACCGGGACCGGAGACCTGAACCTGCAGGAGGTCTACAACGAGAGGCACAGGCTggccctggaggagctgctgtcagGAGGAGTCGACTACTTCCTGGGATTCCTCGCCAAGGAGCGGATCCCCAACTTTCTGTCGGACGATGAGATCCAGCGGATCCGGAGCACCGCCGTGCTGTCCCGGTGCGCCTCCGTGCACGGGGAGGACCACTCGCTGGAGCAGTCGCTCAGCAGCTCCCTTGACTGCTCCTCCGTCACCTACTTCCCCGAGGTGTCGGACGTGGAGCCGCCGCTGCTGGAGATCGGCTGGCCCGCCTTCACCGCGGGCTCCTACCGGGGAGTCACACGGGCTGTGGCGCACTTCCAGCCCAGCTACGGGGAGTGCATCTACAGCTGCAAGGAGGCTGCGAGGCGCATGATTAAAAGTGCCACAGAG GTGATTGCCATAGTTACAGACTCCCTGACAGACCTGGATATCTTCAGAGATCTTCAGGAGGCCTGTTCCCAACGCAGAGTCCCCGTCTACATCCTGTTGGACCAATTATGTGCTCCTGCCTTCCTCAAGATGTGCAGAAATGTCGGTGTTCACCTGGACGACCTTCGG CAAATGAGAGTTCGAACCATAACCGGTACGACTTATTACATGAGATCAGGAGCGAGGATAACTGGGGAAGTTCACGAGAGGTTCATGCTGATTGATGGAAACAGAGCCGCTACAGGTTCTTACAG GTTCAACTGGACTGATGGCAAACTAAACAGCAGCAATCTGATAGAACTTTCTGGCCAGATAACAGAGAAGTTTGATGAAGAGTTCCGCATCCTCTACGCCCAGTCTCTACCTCTAAATACTCGAGGACCTTCAAGTGTCCGAAACAGCGGCATTTATGAGAAGCTCCTCATCAAGCACTCGGTCACCTCCTCCCCTCACTTGGCTAGAAAGAGGCTTGTGGATCCAGTGTGCCTGACCAGCACGCCCAGCCGCGAGCCCCAAACCTTAGCGGTGCAGCAGCCCACACTTGATCCTTCAACTCCTGATCGCCGTAAATGCAGCCCAGTGGCTGACTCCTCCGCTATAGGTGAGGACTGGATGGGGCAGCATcacatggaggaagaggagatcctGGCTGGTAGCACGACTCAGCCTTTCCCCGCAGAGCAGCTGCCAGGGAAGGAACCAGCGATACCCAGCACCGTCTCCTGCCATGCCTCCACTCAGACCAGCAGGTCAGTGACGGACAGTGACACCCAGACGGACCTCCAGCTCACACGACACCCCGGCATCATCACACAGGCAAGCACAGGACCGAACCAGGCCGCCTCTCTAACCTTTCCGCAGTCCAGACAGATCTCGCCCACCCAGGCAGCTCCAGACGACACCTTGAAGGACTCTTTCCACAAGCTGACCAAGGAGCGCCAGCACCACTACTCCACCATCCGCTCCAGGCTGGAACACATGATGACCACACTGTCCCAGAGGCGAGAGCTAGCAGACGTCACAAACTTGACTCAGGGGCTTGGCGCTCACAGCAGGCAGAGGGCACACAAAGACTGGGAGGAGCCAGCAAACCCTAGACTGCTTGTTGAAAGTGCGGGCAAGGGCACGTGGCCAAGAGCCAGATGTGTACACTAG
- the si:dkeyp-97e7.9 gene encoding DEP domain-containing mTOR-interacting protein isoform X2 — protein sequence MIRQESTGQQGDGSKTSWHVLSQKPRRKKITNMERTSSIRRKAMGRQHKAEVMIAGEQLRLRLHDGKQIKERRYHLRTYPNCFVAQELIDWLVSHKEAPDRATAVCLMQHLMDHDIVHHACDKRSVFKDAKLLYRFRKDDGTIPFNLEVKIFMRGQRLYEHLIGEKNSLLQLREEHGVAYQRAFPGCQLIDWLLQNGEAESRRRGVELCRALQEHGIIRHVANKHDFFDSGVLYQFCINFRRRRRLSELLNEGEEDNSTEGVAVLTQEDNHSDSPFVVRKNPQHEGSSAFNTAGSSTDLKLATSGHRGSLNSLQLHSAGFPPFAQSSSASVVRCNPKSVLTRHVTCEELSAPGAPFIKKVLTIPLGSS from the exons ATGATAAGACAAGAGAGTACTGGACAACAGGGCGACGGGTCTAAGACGTCATGGCACGTACTATCACAAAAGCCAAGAAGGAAAA AGATAACAAACATGGAGCGAACAAGTAGCATTAGGAGAAAAGCCATGGGTAGGCAACACAAGGCCGAAGTCATGATTGCTGGAGAGCAACTCAG GTTGAGACTTCACGATGGAAAACAGATTAAGGAGCGACGCTACCACCTGCGTACGTATCCCAACTGTTTCGTCGCACAGGAGCTAATAGACTGGCTTGTGAGCCATAAGGAAGCTCCAGATAGAGCAACAGCTGTCTGTCTCATGCAGCACCTCATGGACCATGATATTGTTCATCACG cctGTGATAAGAGGTCAGTGTTCAAGGATGCCAAACTGCTTTACCGCTTCCGGAAGGATGATGGCACAATTCCCTTTAATTTAGAAGTGAAGATCTTCATGAGAGGACAACGGCTGTATGAACA CCTCATAGGGGAGAAGAACTCCTTACTGCAGCTGAGAGAGGAGCATGGTGTTGCATATCAGCGTGCCTTTCCTGGCTGTCAGTTAATTGACTGGCTCCTTCAGAACGGAGAAGCAGAGAGCCGGCGCCGGGGCGTGGAGTTGTGCCGTGCTTTGCAGGAGCATGGCATCATTCGGCATG TGGCAAACAAACACGACTTCTTCGACAGTGGCGTGCTCTATCAGTTCTGCATCAATTTTCGCCGCAGACGCCGACTTTCGGAACTTTTAAATGAAGGCGAAGAAGACAACAGCACTGAAGGTGTGGCGGTGTTGACACAAGAAGACAACCACTCGGACAGTCCATTTGTTGTGCGCAAAAACCCACAACACGAGGGCAGCAGTGCTTTCAACActg CGGGATCGAGTACAGACCTGAAACTAGCTACAAGTGGGCACAGGGGCAGCTTGAATTCCCTTCAGCTTCACTCTGCTGGATTTCCACCTTTTGCCCAGTCATCCTCCGCCTCAGTGGTGAGATGCAACCCTAAATCAG TGCTTACACGACACGTTACATGTGAAGAATTATCGGCACCTGGTGCACCCTTCATCAAGAAAGTGTTGACG ATTCCACTTGGTTCCTCCTGA
- the si:dkeyp-97e7.9 gene encoding DEP domain-containing mTOR-interacting protein isoform X1, which translates to MIRQESTGQQGDGSKTSWHVLSQKPRRKKITNMERTSSIRRKAMGRQHKAEVMIAGEQLRLRLHDGKQIKERRYHLRTYPNCFVAQELIDWLVSHKEAPDRATAVCLMQHLMDHDIVHHACDKRSVFKDAKLLYRFRKDDGTIPFNLEVKIFMRGQRLYEHLIGEKNSLLQLREEHGVAYQRAFPGCQLIDWLLQNGEAESRRRGVELCRALQEHGIIRHVANKHDFFDSGVLYQFCINFRRRRRLSELLNEGEEDNSTEGVAVLTQEDNHSDSPFVVRKNPQHEGSSAFNTAGSSTDLKLATSGHRGSLNSLQLHSAGFPPFAQSSSASVVRCNPKSVLTRHVTCEELSAPGAPFIKKVLTVIGDPLGWGFVVRGWAPCYVQAVDPGSPAAAAGVKVQQFVCQVNGQCVLDLDYRTMTRLVMTGPRTVVLEVMEPLE; encoded by the exons ATGATAAGACAAGAGAGTACTGGACAACAGGGCGACGGGTCTAAGACGTCATGGCACGTACTATCACAAAAGCCAAGAAGGAAAA AGATAACAAACATGGAGCGAACAAGTAGCATTAGGAGAAAAGCCATGGGTAGGCAACACAAGGCCGAAGTCATGATTGCTGGAGAGCAACTCAG GTTGAGACTTCACGATGGAAAACAGATTAAGGAGCGACGCTACCACCTGCGTACGTATCCCAACTGTTTCGTCGCACAGGAGCTAATAGACTGGCTTGTGAGCCATAAGGAAGCTCCAGATAGAGCAACAGCTGTCTGTCTCATGCAGCACCTCATGGACCATGATATTGTTCATCACG cctGTGATAAGAGGTCAGTGTTCAAGGATGCCAAACTGCTTTACCGCTTCCGGAAGGATGATGGCACAATTCCCTTTAATTTAGAAGTGAAGATCTTCATGAGAGGACAACGGCTGTATGAACA CCTCATAGGGGAGAAGAACTCCTTACTGCAGCTGAGAGAGGAGCATGGTGTTGCATATCAGCGTGCCTTTCCTGGCTGTCAGTTAATTGACTGGCTCCTTCAGAACGGAGAAGCAGAGAGCCGGCGCCGGGGCGTGGAGTTGTGCCGTGCTTTGCAGGAGCATGGCATCATTCGGCATG TGGCAAACAAACACGACTTCTTCGACAGTGGCGTGCTCTATCAGTTCTGCATCAATTTTCGCCGCAGACGCCGACTTTCGGAACTTTTAAATGAAGGCGAAGAAGACAACAGCACTGAAGGTGTGGCGGTGTTGACACAAGAAGACAACCACTCGGACAGTCCATTTGTTGTGCGCAAAAACCCACAACACGAGGGCAGCAGTGCTTTCAACActg CGGGATCGAGTACAGACCTGAAACTAGCTACAAGTGGGCACAGGGGCAGCTTGAATTCCCTTCAGCTTCACTCTGCTGGATTTCCACCTTTTGCCCAGTCATCCTCCGCCTCAGTGGTGAGATGCAACCCTAAATCAG TGCTTACACGACACGTTACATGTGAAGAATTATCGGCACCTGGTGCACCCTTCATCAAGAAAGTGTTGACG GTGATAGGAGACCCCCTGGGCTGGGGTTTTGTCGTCAGAGGCTGGGCTCCCTGTTATGTGCAGGCCGTTGACCCTGGaagtccagcagcagctgctggagttAAG
- the mafbb gene encoding v-maf avian musculoaponeurotic fibrosarcoma oncogene homolog Bb — MTAEAHSHLGLQKPPMDFVSDFDLMKFGVKKEAMQGVDRSFIGPCNQLQRPDSVSSTPGSTPCNSVPSSPNLNPNEQRNNPGAEQFWIPNNGGYPQQMYPQAFGLTPEDAVEALIGATAQQGHPAAPHGHHQPPFQAEYDGYGHLNESVQHYPGLSGHPDMQGIPSSLCQDPYLKDELEGDEPDSADEQEIYGAHHHLQQPHSRHDRRSNADSHFSDDQLVSMSVRELNRLLRGLGKDEVMRLKQKRRTLKNRGYAQSCRYKRVQQKHVLEHEKTSLVSQVEQLKHELNRLIRERDAYKMKCEKLSGANCYHETGSTSDNPSSPEYLM; from the coding sequence ATGACCGCCGAGGCGCATTCACATTTGGGACTGCAGAAACCTCCCATGGATTTCGTCAGCGATTTCGACCTCATGAAGTTCGGTGTCAAGAAAGAGGCGATGCAGGGGGTGGACCGCTCCTTCATCGGGCCGTGCAACCAGCTCCAGCGACCGGACTCTGTCTCCTCTACCCCGGGCAGCACCCCTTGCAACTCGGTGCCCTCATCACCAAACCTCAATCCAAACGAGCAGAGAAATAACCCCGGGGCTGAGCAGTTCTGGATACCCAACAACGGGGGGTACCCCCAGCAAATGTACCCACAAGCGTTTGGGCTTACACCCGAGGACGCAGTGGAGGCCCTCATCGGCGCAACGgcgcagcagggacacccgGCAGCGCCCCACGGCCACCATCAGCCACCTTTCCAAGCCGAATACGATGGGTACGGCCACCTGAACGAGTCTGTCCAGCACTATCCGGGACTGTCAGGTCACCCCGACATGCAAGGTATACCCAGCAGCCTCTGCCAAGACCCCTATCTCAAAGACGAGCTGGAGGGCGACGAACCCGATTCGGCCGACGAACAGGAGATCTACGGGGCGCACCATCACCTCCAGCAGCCGCACAGCCGCCACGACAGGCGATCCAACGCCGACTCCCACTTCTCAGACGACCAGCTGGTGTCCATGTCCGTCAGGGAGCTGAACCGGCTCCTCAGAGGCCTCGGCAAGGACGAGGTGATGCGTCTGAAGCAGAAGCGCCGGACCCTGAAAAACAGAGGTTACGCACAGTCCTGCCGCTACAAGCGCGTCCAGCAGAAACACGTCCTGGAGCATGAAAAGACCAGCCTGGTGTCACAGGTCGAGCAGCTCAAACACGAACTCAACAGACTGATCCGGGAGAGGGACGCatacaaaatgaaatgtgaGAAACTGTCCGGTGCCAACTGCTACCACGAAACAGGGTCCACCAGTGACAACCCTTCCTCACCCGAGTATTTAATGTGA